In a single window of the Luteibaculum oceani genome:
- a CDS encoding mechanosensitive ion channel family protein: protein MQSIKFIFSILFCLVIVPGKSQDSAKQKVDSSQVDSISKKLLLELEELKNTEEIKRLQLQRALDSIQGIQANRKRAILLKIDSLRGTTSGVPVVVFNDTLMYFFERLGSLSPKERANRASRNLEVKFESGEINSNSLKATANDEAVDLILNGDILFTITEKDAYWLEKTPIKATEDLITTLLDLNQVYQEKHGILVMVKRIGLLILVLIILWILIRLVNRGITKLNDVLIKKFKPYLNGLKFKNYEFLSEDAEIKLVRWCLKVTKWLLILFLLYITLPVIFSIFPTTKGIATTLIGYILNPLKKFTWALVGYIPNLITIAVVVLVTNYFIRAIRFFASEIESGKLQIPGFYADWAGPTFKLLKIVVYAFAFVIIFPYLPGSKSPIFQGVSVFFGLLISLGSSSAISNIIAGLVITYMRPFKIGDRVKIGETTGDIVEKTLLVTRVRTIKNEDISIPNSTILVGSTVNYSSSSESLGLILNSTVTIGYDVPWRKVHDLLISAALKADFINKEPAPFVLQTSLDDFYVSYQINAYTNKAGMAAKIYSQLHANIQDAFNEAGVEILSPHYRAARDGNTATLPPEYLPKGYQAPRFNVNLNQKPND, encoded by the coding sequence ATGCAATCCATCAAGTTTATCTTTTCGATCCTTTTTTGCCTAGTTATTGTTCCTGGTAAAAGTCAAGATTCCGCCAAGCAAAAGGTGGATTCGAGTCAGGTGGATTCTATTTCAAAAAAGCTTCTTTTAGAGCTCGAGGAGTTAAAAAACACCGAAGAAATAAAGCGTTTACAACTCCAAAGGGCTTTAGATTCTATTCAAGGTATACAAGCCAATAGAAAAAGGGCCATCCTTCTTAAAATTGACTCCCTAAGAGGTACCACTTCGGGTGTTCCTGTTGTTGTTTTCAATGACACCCTCATGTATTTTTTTGAAAGGCTTGGCTCTCTTAGCCCAAAGGAAAGAGCAAATCGCGCTTCAAGAAACTTAGAGGTCAAATTCGAGAGCGGAGAAATAAATAGCAACAGCCTTAAAGCTACGGCCAATGATGAGGCTGTGGATTTAATTCTAAATGGTGATATATTATTTACCATAACCGAAAAGGATGCTTACTGGTTAGAAAAAACACCAATAAAAGCTACAGAGGACCTTATAACCACTTTACTAGATTTAAATCAAGTCTATCAAGAGAAGCACGGGATTCTTGTAATGGTTAAAAGAATTGGTCTTTTAATCTTGGTTCTAATCATCTTATGGATTCTTATTCGACTTGTAAACAGAGGAATAACCAAGTTGAATGACGTCCTAATTAAAAAGTTTAAACCCTACCTAAACGGGTTGAAATTTAAAAACTATGAATTCCTTTCCGAGGATGCAGAAATCAAGCTGGTGCGTTGGTGTTTGAAGGTAACCAAATGGCTATTAATCCTCTTTTTACTTTACATTACCCTCCCCGTGATATTCAGCATTTTCCCAACTACTAAGGGGATAGCTACAACCTTAATAGGTTACATTTTAAATCCTCTAAAAAAATTCACCTGGGCTTTGGTGGGATACATTCCCAACCTGATAACCATTGCTGTTGTTGTTTTGGTTACCAATTACTTTATTCGGGCCATTCGATTTTTTGCCTCGGAAATTGAATCCGGAAAACTACAGATTCCTGGTTTTTATGCAGACTGGGCGGGTCCAACTTTTAAACTGCTTAAAATTGTGGTTTATGCCTTTGCTTTTGTAATTATCTTCCCCTATCTCCCAGGCAGCAAATCACCTATTTTTCAAGGAGTGAGTGTGTTTTTCGGGCTTTTAATTTCCTTGGGGTCTAGCTCTGCAATTAGCAATATAATTGCAGGTTTGGTAATCACTTACATGCGACCATTTAAAATTGGTGATCGCGTAAAAATTGGAGAAACGACTGGGGATATCGTAGAAAAAACACTTCTGGTGACTCGAGTGAGAACCATTAAAAACGAAGATATCTCCATCCCCAATTCTACTATTTTAGTTGGAAGTACGGTTAACTACAGTTCGAGTTCAGAGTCACTAGGTTTGATTCTAAATTCAACGGTAACCATTGGTTATGATGTGCCTTGGAGAAAAGTACACGACCTTCTCATTTCAGCCGCATTAAAAGCTGATTTTATTAATAAGGAACCGGCTCCTTTTGTTTTGCAAACTAGCTTGGATGATTTTTACGTGAGCTATCAAATCAATGCCTACACCAACAAGGCAGGAATGGCTGCCAAGATCTACTCGCAACTACATGCAAATATTCAAGATGCTTTTAACGAAGCTGGCGTTGAAATTTTGTCTCCGCACTATCGAGCAGCTAGAGACGGAAATACCGCAACGCTTCCACCCGAATACCTACCCAAAGGTTATCAGGCACCTAGATTTAATGTAAACCTAAATCAAAAACCTAATGATTAA
- a CDS encoding glycosyl transferase family 90, protein MPQKVIYYIKRFGYNALPKGYFRKKYSRLRELENAIDPKLIASRLDYYFKLPPPIELPAEAVRNGDIKNSRGTDYYLDLKESLQFFNKHFKISFRFGDDTSVNTYPTIVKARPIHGDNSNSILFKLNKVRHFKWVNDTREFKDKIDQIVWRGGAYQPLRKLFVKKFHNHPMCNFGQTNVPVEHVPWQREFLSIQDQLKYKFIFCPEGNDVATNLKWAMSSNSLVVMPKPRFETWFMEGKLKAGVHYAEVNDDGSNLEELIEFYISNPSRAQEIIANAHEWVKGFQNRDLEELLCLKVLERYGTYTGQKNFLKF, encoded by the coding sequence ATGCCCCAAAAGGTAATCTACTACATAAAACGATTTGGATATAACGCCCTTCCAAAAGGGTATTTCAGAAAAAAATATAGTCGCCTTAGGGAATTAGAAAACGCTATCGACCCAAAGCTTATAGCAAGTCGATTGGATTATTACTTTAAGCTCCCTCCCCCTATTGAGCTACCTGCCGAGGCTGTACGTAATGGTGATATTAAAAATTCGCGTGGTACGGACTACTATTTAGACCTTAAGGAGTCTCTCCAGTTTTTTAATAAACACTTTAAAATATCGTTTAGGTTTGGTGATGACACTAGCGTAAATACCTACCCCACCATAGTAAAAGCAAGACCCATTCATGGAGATAACAGTAATTCCATCCTCTTTAAGTTAAACAAAGTCAGGCATTTTAAATGGGTTAATGATACCCGAGAATTTAAAGACAAAATAGACCAAATTGTATGGCGTGGTGGCGCCTACCAACCCCTTAGAAAACTGTTTGTTAAAAAATTCCACAATCACCCAATGTGCAATTTCGGTCAAACTAATGTGCCGGTAGAGCACGTACCGTGGCAGAGGGAGTTTTTATCCATCCAAGATCAACTTAAGTACAAATTCATTTTTTGTCCCGAAGGCAATGATGTCGCTACAAATCTCAAATGGGCCATGTCGTCGAACTCCTTGGTTGTTATGCCTAAACCTCGATTCGAAACCTGGTTTATGGAGGGGAAGTTAAAGGCCGGAGTGCATTATGCCGAGGTAAATGATGACGGCTCCAACCTAGAAGAATTGATTGAATTTTACATTTCCAATCCTTCGCGTGCCCAGGAAATAATTGCCAATGCGCACGAATGGGTTAAAGGGTTTCAAAACAGGGATTTGGAGGAGCTACTTTGCTTAAAGGTTTTAGAACGATATGGAACCTACACCGGACAAAAAAATTTCTTGAAGTTTTAG
- a CDS encoding VOC family protein codes for MKVQVVSIPVVDQDSAEKFYTEKLGFTVKVNIPLGEGNRWLTVVHPDHKDGPEVLLEPAPKHFKPSATYQEELFKAGIPCFQFEVENIHESFKNLSSKEVEFKMEPTDIGSAYMAIFNDTCGNLIQLLQMK; via the coding sequence ATGAAAGTTCAAGTTGTAAGCATTCCGGTAGTCGACCAGGACAGCGCCGAAAAATTTTACACCGAAAAACTGGGTTTTACCGTCAAGGTAAACATCCCCTTAGGAGAGGGAAATAGGTGGTTAACCGTTGTTCATCCCGACCATAAAGATGGCCCTGAAGTCCTACTAGAACCAGCGCCAAAACACTTCAAGCCCAGTGCTACATATCAAGAAGAACTGTTTAAAGCAGGAATTCCCTGTTTTCAATTTGAGGTGGAAAACATCCACGAAAGTTTTAAAAATCTATCGAGTAAGGAGGTAGAATTTAAAATGGAGCCCACCGATATTGGTTCTGCTTATATGGCCATTTTTAACGACACCTGTGGTAATCTTATCCAACTCCTTCAAATGAAATAG
- a CDS encoding metal-dependent hydrolase family protein: protein MKNTPFTLLFILITAICFSQNKTYLHCGAIFNAQSGKLEKEKTIVISGKEISEVLNGYIVAPSNDINTIDLKTKTVLPGLIDMHVHVEGEFSKTSYSEQFRLNEADLALRSTLFLKRTIDAGFTTVRDLGGTGVNTALARAVEKGTIVGPRIYSAGKAIATTGGHADPTNGWKQDLMGDPGPEQGVVNGPDDCRKAVRQRYKNGAHVIKITATGGVLSEAKNSSNPQFTIEEVKAICETANDYGMIVAAHAHGDEGMQRAILGGVKTIEHGTLMSDKTMDLMKIHDVYLVPTITAGKEVTIKADEPGFYPEIVVPKAKEIGPKIQNTFGRAYAKGVGIAFGTDAGVFKHGNNAMEFVYMVEAGMPPAAAIQSATITNAKLLKNDNIGLIEKGKYADIIAVEGNPLEDIKTLLNVDFVMKEGMVIKQ from the coding sequence ATGAAAAACACCCCTTTTACACTTTTATTTATCCTAATAACAGCAATTTGCTTTTCGCAAAACAAAACTTACCTCCATTGTGGGGCTATTTTCAATGCACAATCTGGAAAACTTGAAAAAGAAAAAACCATCGTTATTTCTGGAAAGGAAATTAGCGAAGTACTTAATGGATACATTGTTGCTCCAAGCAATGACATTAACACGATTGACTTAAAAACCAAGACGGTTTTACCTGGATTGATTGATATGCACGTACATGTGGAAGGCGAATTTAGTAAGACTTCCTATTCCGAGCAATTCAGACTAAATGAAGCGGATTTAGCCTTAAGATCAACCCTATTTTTAAAACGAACCATAGATGCTGGATTTACAACAGTACGGGACCTTGGTGGAACAGGTGTTAACACCGCTCTTGCTCGCGCCGTGGAAAAAGGAACCATAGTGGGACCCAGAATATATTCTGCGGGAAAAGCTATTGCCACTACCGGTGGACATGCAGACCCAACTAATGGATGGAAACAAGATTTAATGGGCGATCCAGGACCAGAGCAAGGCGTGGTTAATGGTCCCGACGATTGCCGAAAAGCGGTTCGTCAGCGCTATAAAAATGGTGCCCATGTTATAAAAATCACTGCTACCGGAGGGGTTTTAAGTGAGGCAAAGAATTCATCCAACCCACAATTTACCATTGAAGAAGTAAAGGCTATTTGCGAAACAGCAAATGATTATGGAATGATAGTGGCCGCACATGCTCATGGCGATGAAGGAATGCAACGCGCCATTCTCGGGGGAGTAAAAACTATTGAGCACGGTACACTGATGTCCGATAAAACAATGGATTTAATGAAAATTCATGATGTTTACCTAGTTCCTACAATTACCGCAGGTAAAGAGGTAACGATAAAGGCCGATGAGCCAGGATTTTACCCAGAAATTGTAGTTCCTAAAGCCAAAGAAATAGGACCCAAAATTCAAAATACTTTTGGAAGAGCCTACGCTAAAGGTGTGGGCATTGCTTTTGGAACGGACGCTGGTGTTTTTAAACATGGAAATAACGCCATGGAATTTGTATACATGGTTGAGGCTGGAATGCCTCCTGCAGCTGCAATACAATCGGCTACCATTACCAACGCCAAGCTGCTTAAAAACGACAACATAGGGTTAATCGAAAAAGGTAAATACGCCGACATCATCGCGGTTGAAGGCAATCCACTAGAGGACATTAAAACCCTGTTGAATGTTGATTTTGTAATGAAGGAAGGAATGGTAATTAAGCAGTAA
- a CDS encoding mechanosensitive ion channel domain-containing protein, translated as MINSDFSYWTEHPLIQKALITSGVIVVIFLIRLLLRKALNRSVKTNDNKYKARKALNLFSYLLIVLAILLIFNEQLGNIGIVVGVAGAGITFALQEPIMSVAGWLHILINSPISVGQRVKIGDVQGDIIDIGVLSTTIMEMGDWVDGDLFNGRIVSLSNSYVFKEPIHNYSGEYPFLWDEIIIPVRTECNYLLAQEKFQEVLEEICGSYAKASEMQWKLLANKFRVEEANVQPSIFLRFDENWISFTLRYIVDYKKRRSTKHQLYSRILQEVAKHPTEIKIATSSIEISHYPIQQ; from the coding sequence ATGATTAATAGCGATTTCTCTTATTGGACAGAGCACCCTTTAATTCAAAAAGCCTTGATTACATCAGGGGTAATCGTTGTCATATTTCTGATTAGACTGCTTCTGAGAAAGGCGCTCAATCGCTCGGTTAAAACCAATGATAATAAGTATAAGGCTAGAAAGGCTCTAAATCTTTTTAGCTATCTCCTAATCGTTTTGGCCATCCTTCTAATTTTTAATGAGCAATTAGGAAATATCGGTATTGTTGTTGGGGTTGCTGGTGCAGGAATTACTTTTGCTCTGCAAGAACCAATTATGAGTGTCGCAGGTTGGCTGCACATACTAATTAATAGCCCCATTTCTGTTGGACAACGGGTAAAAATTGGGGACGTTCAGGGCGACATCATAGACATCGGTGTATTAAGTACCACAATAATGGAAATGGGCGACTGGGTAGATGGTGATCTTTTTAACGGAAGGATAGTTTCCCTCTCAAATTCCTATGTTTTTAAGGAACCCATTCACAATTACTCAGGAGAATACCCCTTTTTATGGGATGAAATTATTATCCCAGTTAGAACAGAATGTAACTATCTGTTGGCCCAAGAAAAATTCCAAGAGGTTTTAGAAGAAATCTGTGGTAGTTATGCAAAGGCAAGCGAAATGCAATGGAAATTGCTTGCCAACAAATTTAGAGTTGAGGAGGCCAACGTACAACCTAGTATTTTTCTGCGTTTCGATGAGAATTGGATAAGCTTTACGCTGCGATACATTGTAGATTACAAAAAACGTAGATCGACCAAGCACCAATTGTATTCACGCATTTTGCAAGAGGTAGCAAAACATCCCACTGAGATAAAAATTGCAACCAGTTCAATAGAAATTTCTCACTACCCTATTCAACAATAA
- a CDS encoding glycosyltransferase family 87 protein: protein MRTTKANWRLIVFILLIALTLFELIRSGNRDGDFLGYIRAANAVLSGNDIYLDYLNTWPPLFSIFCVPLYFLNKISPYGVRILWLLGGLFGFASTINHTAQLFFNKKLGWKTSEKHLSILNPLLFVPLLLSFRFVLDNLANVQINMYMLWASTLCLVLLDKNKIKLAALVLAISISLKIFTIFLLIYLLYKRHFKFGAYALLFLLILNSIPLAVFGWELGIEYYHAWVTEVAPKSYLPTSRNQSIFGLFIRLFADLPHKNVVDISLLQLQIDQVKTLTYLTICLFGIIPLYLFYKPIKNLKSKGSLIELCIVYTAIPLLTPVAWKAYFIFLWIPITYLFHELYKTDYPGLKKKGRIVFWIGMSYLIFSAEIFVGKWFSDALETIGILTLGSILLIGLLFRINLVYHNK, encoded by the coding sequence ATGAGAACCACTAAAGCCAATTGGAGGCTCATTGTATTTATTCTGTTAATTGCATTAACTCTTTTTGAACTGATTAGAAGTGGAAACAGGGATGGCGACTTTCTAGGTTACATCCGCGCAGCTAATGCGGTTCTTTCTGGAAATGACATTTACTTAGACTATTTAAACACCTGGCCGCCGCTTTTTTCAATATTCTGTGTCCCACTTTATTTCCTGAATAAAATCAGTCCTTATGGTGTAAGAATTTTATGGCTTTTAGGAGGCTTATTTGGCTTTGCCAGCACTATTAATCACACTGCACAACTCTTTTTTAATAAAAAGTTGGGGTGGAAGACTAGCGAAAAGCACTTGAGCATCCTAAACCCTCTCCTATTCGTCCCGCTTTTGCTGTCCTTTAGATTTGTATTAGACAACCTAGCCAATGTCCAAATAAACATGTACATGCTTTGGGCTTCAACGCTATGCCTAGTACTACTGGATAAAAACAAAATTAAACTTGCAGCATTAGTATTAGCTATCAGCATTTCTCTTAAGATTTTCACCATCTTTTTATTAATCTATCTCCTATATAAGCGCCACTTTAAATTTGGAGCCTACGCCCTACTATTCCTTCTAATTTTAAATAGCATCCCGCTGGCAGTGTTTGGATGGGAATTGGGGATAGAATATTACCATGCGTGGGTAACCGAAGTGGCACCGAAATCTTATTTACCCACTTCCAGAAATCAATCGATTTTCGGTTTGTTTATCAGGTTATTTGCAGATTTACCCCATAAAAACGTGGTGGATATTAGCCTTCTGCAACTACAAATAGATCAGGTAAAAACATTAACCTACCTTACAATATGCCTTTTTGGTATTATTCCCCTTTACCTTTTTTACAAACCCATTAAAAATCTTAAAAGTAAAGGGTCTTTAATTGAGCTATGTATTGTTTACACGGCCATACCACTACTCACCCCGGTTGCATGGAAAGCCTATTTTATTTTTCTGTGGATTCCCATTACTTATCTATTTCACGAGTTATATAAAACCGATTATCCTGGGTTGAAAAAGAAGGGCAGAATAGTTTTTTGGATAGGCATGAGCTATCTAATATTTAGCGCAGAAATTTTTGTTGGTAAGTGGTTTTCAGACGCCTTGGAAACCATTGGTATTTTAACTCTGGGAAGCATTTTATTAATTGGATTATTATTCAGGATTAACCTGGTATATCACAATAAATAA